Proteins from a genomic interval of Thunnus maccoyii chromosome 1, fThuMac1.1, whole genome shotgun sequence:
- the asb7 gene encoding ankyrin repeat and SOCS box protein 7 isoform X1: MTKRSPSLQLVKRMLNHHCRRNPELHEELQIQAAVAAGDVCTVRRMLEQGYSPKIRDANGWTLLHFSAAKGKERCVRVFLEHGADPTVKDFIGGFTALHYAAMHGRARIARLMLESEFRSDIINAKSNDGWTPLHVAAHYGRDSFVRLLLEFRAEVDPLSDKGTTPLQLAIIRERSSCVRILLDHSANIDIQNGFLLRYAVIKGNHSYCRMFLQRGADTNLGRLEDGQTPLHLSALRDDVLCAQMLYTYGADTNTRNYEGQTPVAVSVSMSGISRPCLDFLQEVTRQPRSLQDLCRIKIRHCIGLQSLKFLEDLPIAKVMKDYLKHKFDSV; the protein is encoded by the exons ATGACTAAGAGAAGCCCATCTCTTCAGCTTGTCAAAAG GATGCTGAACCATCACTGCAGAAGGAACCCTGAGCTTCATGAGGAGCTGCAGATCCAGGCTGCAGTGGCAGCGGGGGATGTCTGCACTGTCAGAAGAATGCTGGAACAAGGATACTCACCTAAGATCCGTGATGCCAACGGTTGGACACTGCTCCATTTCTCTGCTGCcaaaggaaaagagagatgtGTTCGAGTATTTCTGGAGCATGGAG CTGACCCCACAGTGAAGGACTTTATTGGTGGCTTCACGGCACTTCACTATGCTGCTATGCATGGCAGAGCACGCATTGCCCGACTGATGCTGGAATCTGAATTTCGCAGTGACATTATCAATGCAAAAAGCAACGATGGCTGGACGCCACTGCATGTGGCTGCCCACTATGGTCGAGACTCATTTGTACGCCTCCTCCTGGAGTTCAGGGCTGAGGTGGACCCGCTTAGTGACAAAGGGACTACACCACTACAACTGGCCATCATCCGTGAGCGCTCCAGCTGTGTACGGATCCTCTTGGACCACAGTGCCAACATTGACATTCAAAATGGGTTCCTGCTGCGGTATGCCGTCATCAAAGGCAATCACTCATACTGCCGCATGTTCTTGCAAAGGGGAGCAGACACTAATCTTGGACGTCTTGAAGATGGCCAGACCCCTCTGCACCTGTCAGCCCTCAGGGATGATGTGTTGTGTGCCCAGATGCTCTACACGTACGGGGCTGATACCAACACCAGAAATTATGAGGGCCAGACACCGGTAGCTGTATCTGTTAGTATGTCTGGAATCAGCCGGCCCTGTCTGGACTTCCTGCAGGAGGTCACCA GACAACCGAGGAGTCTACAAGACTTGTGTCGCATAAAAATCCGTCACTGCATTGGCCTTCAAAGCTTGAAATTCTTGGAGGATCTACCAATTGCAAAGGTTATGAAAGACTACTTAAAACATAAGTTTGATAGTGTGTGA
- the asb7 gene encoding ankyrin repeat and SOCS box protein 7 isoform X2, producing MLNHHCRRNPELHEELQIQAAVAAGDVCTVRRMLEQGYSPKIRDANGWTLLHFSAAKGKERCVRVFLEHGADPTVKDFIGGFTALHYAAMHGRARIARLMLESEFRSDIINAKSNDGWTPLHVAAHYGRDSFVRLLLEFRAEVDPLSDKGTTPLQLAIIRERSSCVRILLDHSANIDIQNGFLLRYAVIKGNHSYCRMFLQRGADTNLGRLEDGQTPLHLSALRDDVLCAQMLYTYGADTNTRNYEGQTPVAVSVSMSGISRPCLDFLQEVTRQPRSLQDLCRIKIRHCIGLQSLKFLEDLPIAKVMKDYLKHKFDSV from the exons ATGCTGAACCATCACTGCAGAAGGAACCCTGAGCTTCATGAGGAGCTGCAGATCCAGGCTGCAGTGGCAGCGGGGGATGTCTGCACTGTCAGAAGAATGCTGGAACAAGGATACTCACCTAAGATCCGTGATGCCAACGGTTGGACACTGCTCCATTTCTCTGCTGCcaaaggaaaagagagatgtGTTCGAGTATTTCTGGAGCATGGAG CTGACCCCACAGTGAAGGACTTTATTGGTGGCTTCACGGCACTTCACTATGCTGCTATGCATGGCAGAGCACGCATTGCCCGACTGATGCTGGAATCTGAATTTCGCAGTGACATTATCAATGCAAAAAGCAACGATGGCTGGACGCCACTGCATGTGGCTGCCCACTATGGTCGAGACTCATTTGTACGCCTCCTCCTGGAGTTCAGGGCTGAGGTGGACCCGCTTAGTGACAAAGGGACTACACCACTACAACTGGCCATCATCCGTGAGCGCTCCAGCTGTGTACGGATCCTCTTGGACCACAGTGCCAACATTGACATTCAAAATGGGTTCCTGCTGCGGTATGCCGTCATCAAAGGCAATCACTCATACTGCCGCATGTTCTTGCAAAGGGGAGCAGACACTAATCTTGGACGTCTTGAAGATGGCCAGACCCCTCTGCACCTGTCAGCCCTCAGGGATGATGTGTTGTGTGCCCAGATGCTCTACACGTACGGGGCTGATACCAACACCAGAAATTATGAGGGCCAGACACCGGTAGCTGTATCTGTTAGTATGTCTGGAATCAGCCGGCCCTGTCTGGACTTCCTGCAGGAGGTCACCA GACAACCGAGGAGTCTACAAGACTTGTGTCGCATAAAAATCCGTCACTGCATTGGCCTTCAAAGCTTGAAATTCTTGGAGGATCTACCAATTGCAAAGGTTATGAAAGACTACTTAAAACATAAGTTTGATAGTGTGTGA